In the Gopherus flavomarginatus isolate rGopFla2 chromosome 13 unlocalized genomic scaffold, rGopFla2.mat.asm SUPER_13_unloc_2, whole genome shotgun sequence genome, one interval contains:
- the LOC127041338 gene encoding uncharacterized protein LOC127041338 isoform X2 — protein MSLYKTPTEAKKPELPLDAPDRVQKRRLLYSCFANEKGLLSSPVFYSERELKKEEPQPFVKNQGGMEEEPIYEDMATEEQPQDSDVENQPIDPELWKDGDIVMITKPGPYKITALVCNKLPTVAETETPEEAAETMIDEGDSETKDTNGVSIVKPKEHDKEDDMGFNGASVEDDDNSESDKGTTETSSEDEKRRPLSRTAVICTCCFCVKQDVKKKSVKSEESDQKSGEEKEDPVMVDIVRAVVVKAFYHCLKKQLLENCAACAVNKSNPFSHPCIFWDRSEVFYQLRRISSKLNAAQLVNVIIAEGYKLKKLNITTETITKVVKMIREVGKSSDPVALLVDLSKEVAPYIGRAVCSRVRQMDYKTFYMQGCDPRGLKNIY, from the exons ATGTCCCTGTACAAAACACCTACAGAAGCCAAGAAGCCGGAATTGCCCCTGGATGCGCCAGACCGTGTTCAGAAAAGAAGGCTCCTTTACAGTTGTTTTGCCAACGAGAAAGGGTTGTTGTCGAGCCCTGTGTTTTATTCTGAAAGAGAACTGAAAAAAGAGGAGCCACAGCCATTTGTAAAAAATCAA ggGGGAATGGAAGAAGAGCCTATATATGAGGACATGGCAACCGAGGAACAGCCGCAGGATAGCGATGTTGAAAACCAACCGATAGACCCCGAGTTgtggaaagatggcgatattGTTATG ATAACCAAGCCTGGGCCGTACAAGATTACTGCTTTGGTGTGTAACAAACTGCCAACAGTTGCAGAGACAGAAACACCCGAGGAG GCTGCTGAAACTATGATTGACGAAGGTGATTCAGAAACAAAGGACACAAACGGGGTGTCAATAGTAAAACCCAAAGAACATGACAAG GAAGATGATATGGGGTTCAACGGTGCGTCAGTCGAGGATGATGATAATTCAGAATCAGACAAGGGTACGACCGAG ACATCTTCAGAGGATGAAAAGAGGCGGCCTCTAAGCAGAACAGCCGTAATATGTAcctgttgtttttgtgtgaagcaagatgttaaaaaaaagtctgtaaaaagTGAAGAGAGTGACCAGAAAAGCGGTGAAGAAAAAGAGGATCCAGTTATGGTTGATATTGTTAGAGCTGTTGTAGTAAAAGCCTTTTACCACTGtttgaaaaaacaacttttggaaAACTGTGCAGCCTGCGCTGTAAATAAGTCCAACCCTTTTAGTCACCCTTGTATCTTTTGGGATCGCTCAGAAGTATTTTACCAGCTTAGACGTATTTCTTCTAAACTGAACGCGGCCCAGCTGGTAAATGTAATTATAGCTGAAGGCTACAAACTGAAAAAGCTTAACATAACCACTGAAACTATAACCAAAgttgttaaaatgattagggaggttGGAAAATCATCTGACCCGGTGGCCTTGCTGGTAGATCTGTCAAAAGAGGTGGCCCCCTATATTGGCCGAGCGGTGTGTAGCAGGGTTCGCCAAATGGATTA
- the LOC127041338 gene encoding uncharacterized protein LOC127041338 isoform X1 has translation MSLYKTPTEAKKPELPLDAPDRVQKRRLLYSCFANEKGLLSSPVFYSERELKKEEPQPFVKNQVRKNLLSDLEKTELKAEGGMEEEPIYEDMATEEQPQDSDVENQPIDPELWKDGDIVMITKPGPYKITALVCNKLPTVAETETPEEAAETMIDEGDSETKDTNGVSIVKPKEHDKEDDMGFNGASVEDDDNSESDKGTTETSSEDEKRRPLSRTAVICTCCFCVKQDVKKKSVKSEESDQKSGEEKEDPVMVDIVRAVVVKAFYHCLKKQLLENCAACAVNKSNPFSHPCIFWDRSEVFYQLRRISSKLNAAQLVNVIIAEGYKLKKLNITTETITKVVKMIREVGKSSDPVALLVDLSKEVAPYIGRAVCSRVRQMDYKTFYMQGCDPRGLKNIY, from the exons ATGTCCCTGTACAAAACACCTACAGAAGCCAAGAAGCCGGAATTGCCCCTGGATGCGCCAGACCGTGTTCAGAAAAGAAGGCTCCTTTACAGTTGTTTTGCCAACGAGAAAGGGTTGTTGTCGAGCCCTGTGTTTTATTCTGAAAGAGAACTGAAAAAAGAGGAGCCACAGCCATTTGTAAAAAATCAAGTGCGAAAAAATTTGTTGTCAgatttggaaaaaacagaattaaaagcagaa ggGGGAATGGAAGAAGAGCCTATATATGAGGACATGGCAACCGAGGAACAGCCGCAGGATAGCGATGTTGAAAACCAACCGATAGACCCCGAGTTgtggaaagatggcgatattGTTATG ATAACCAAGCCTGGGCCGTACAAGATTACTGCTTTGGTGTGTAACAAACTGCCAACAGTTGCAGAGACAGAAACACCCGAGGAG GCTGCTGAAACTATGATTGACGAAGGTGATTCAGAAACAAAGGACACAAACGGGGTGTCAATAGTAAAACCCAAAGAACATGACAAG GAAGATGATATGGGGTTCAACGGTGCGTCAGTCGAGGATGATGATAATTCAGAATCAGACAAGGGTACGACCGAG ACATCTTCAGAGGATGAAAAGAGGCGGCCTCTAAGCAGAACAGCCGTAATATGTAcctgttgtttttgtgtgaagcaagatgttaaaaaaaagtctgtaaaaagTGAAGAGAGTGACCAGAAAAGCGGTGAAGAAAAAGAGGATCCAGTTATGGTTGATATTGTTAGAGCTGTTGTAGTAAAAGCCTTTTACCACTGtttgaaaaaacaacttttggaaAACTGTGCAGCCTGCGCTGTAAATAAGTCCAACCCTTTTAGTCACCCTTGTATCTTTTGGGATCGCTCAGAAGTATTTTACCAGCTTAGACGTATTTCTTCTAAACTGAACGCGGCCCAGCTGGTAAATGTAATTATAGCTGAAGGCTACAAACTGAAAAAGCTTAACATAACCACTGAAACTATAACCAAAgttgttaaaatgattagggaggttGGAAAATCATCTGACCCGGTGGCCTTGCTGGTAGATCTGTCAAAAGAGGTGGCCCCCTATATTGGCCGAGCGGTGTGTAGCAGGGTTCGCCAAATGGATTA
- the LOC127041338 gene encoding uncharacterized protein LOC127041338 isoform X3, translating to MSLYKTPTEAKKPELPLDAPDRVQKRRLLYSCFANEKGLLSSPVFYSERELKKEEPQPFVKNQVRKNLLSDLEKTELKAEGGMEEEPIYEDMATEEQPQDSDVENQPIDPELWKDGDIVMITKPGPYKITALVCNKLPTVAETETPEEAAETMIDEGDSETKDTNGVSIVKPKEHDKEDDMGFNGASVEDDDNSESDKDIFRG from the exons ATGTCCCTGTACAAAACACCTACAGAAGCCAAGAAGCCGGAATTGCCCCTGGATGCGCCAGACCGTGTTCAGAAAAGAAGGCTCCTTTACAGTTGTTTTGCCAACGAGAAAGGGTTGTTGTCGAGCCCTGTGTTTTATTCTGAAAGAGAACTGAAAAAAGAGGAGCCACAGCCATTTGTAAAAAATCAAGTGCGAAAAAATTTGTTGTCAgatttggaaaaaacagaattaaaagcagaa ggGGGAATGGAAGAAGAGCCTATATATGAGGACATGGCAACCGAGGAACAGCCGCAGGATAGCGATGTTGAAAACCAACCGATAGACCCCGAGTTgtggaaagatggcgatattGTTATG ATAACCAAGCCTGGGCCGTACAAGATTACTGCTTTGGTGTGTAACAAACTGCCAACAGTTGCAGAGACAGAAACACCCGAGGAG GCTGCTGAAACTATGATTGACGAAGGTGATTCAGAAACAAAGGACACAAACGGGGTGTCAATAGTAAAACCCAAAGAACATGACAAG GAAGATGATATGGGGTTCAACGGTGCGTCAGTCGAGGATGATGATAATTCAGAATCAGACAAGG ACATCTTCAGAGGATGA